The region ATCATAATATGCTTCATATATTCTATCTAATGCTTTTTGCATTCTCTAATCTGCCCCCTAACTTTATTCACTTATTAAATATAACTATATAACTTCTCTATATATACGAATAAAATTTTCTTTCTCCCTCTCCCAATTATACTTTTCCCTAGCCTTTTTACAATTTGCTTTATATTCAGCATATTTATCTGGATTATCTATCATAAAGTTTACAGCCTTTGCTATATTCTCACTTTCATGTGGATCTATAGTAACCCCAACCCGTTCTCCTTCTACCACCTTTTTTATTTCTGGAAAACTACTCGCTACAACCGGAACCTCTGCCATAATATACTCAAACAATTTATTAGAAAGAGTAGAGTAGTGGTTATAGCATATATTCTGCAATACTTGAAATCCCAGATAAGCATTTTGGGTATAATTTAGCAATTCATTCACTGGTACCTTAGGAACAAATCTTACTCTATCCATAACTCCTATTTCTTCACACAGTTTAATAATTTCATTTTTTATTTTTCCATCTCCTATAAAGACAATAACACCCTTTTTTATTTTAGGTATAGCTTCTACTATTTTTTCTAATCCTCTTCCCTGCTGTATACCACCTTGATATAACAATATTGGTTCTTCTTTTGTTATATCAAGAAGTTTATATAAATCTACACTGTGTTTTTGAGGCACTCTGTAAAATGGATAATTATGAACAACTTCTGGTTTCTCAATTCCATAAAGTTTAGCGGTATACTCAGCTCGTGTATCTGTTGTCATAATCATCTTATCAATCTTTTTTATTAAAAATTTTTCTAAATAATAATACTGTTTACCAACATAGCCTGTCCTACTTGTCTGTACTTCATGAGAGTCATATATAAGTTTACTCTTTTTAATCAATTTACATATATATCCTTGAGGTAATGTATTTAAATCATTACTGTGATATATATCATAATCTTTTCTTAAACCTTCTTTTATCATTCTAAGAAATATACAAAATCTAATATATGTCTTTAAAAATTTTGTCTTTTTTAAAAATAAATATATAAGCTTATAGACTAAAAATAATGGAAATAGTAAAATTGCAGCAGGTATCATTAATAACACCAACATTTTTTTGTTCTTCACTATTTTCTTTGTTTTAAATACTTTTCTTTTTAGCTCTTGTATTTTAATATAAATATTGGGATATCTTTTTACCCTTATCACATTAAATCCATTTAACGTTTCTTTTCTTGACAAATGAGGGTTCTTTGGATCATGAACAGCTACAACGTCCACTTCATAGCCTGCTTCTGTTAAGGCAATAGCCTCTCTTAATACTCTTGCATCGTTAGTGAAATGATTCCATACAAACATACATATTTTTTTAGACACTTCTTAACCCCCATTTCCTATTTCAAACTTCTAACAAACTCTCTGTATTTATTAATAACTTCTTCAGTATCTCCATAATCCATAACTTCACCTTTATGAATCCATAACACCAAATCACATAAATTACTTATTGCCGATAAGTTATGAGAAACAATTAATACTGTCCTATTATCTTTTATCAATTCTTTTAATCTGTTTTCACTCTTTTTTCTAAAAGATTCATCTCCAACGCCTAAAACTTCATCAATTAACAAAATATCAGGTTCAACATGTGAAGCTATCGAAAAAGCTAATCTTGTTTTCATACCTGATGAATAAGTTTTAATTGGATGATATATGAATTCTCCAAGATCTGAAAATTCAATAATTTCATTCAGCTTATTATCTATTTCTTTCTTACTAAAACCCAAAAGTAATCCATTCAAGTAAATATTCTCTATTCCTGAAAGCTCAGGTTGAAATCCTGCTCCTAATGTTAGTAAAGATACAGAATCTGAATATAACTTAATTTCACCTGAATCAGGTTTAAAAATTTTAGCTATAGTCTTTAATAGAGTTGTCTTACCTGAACCATTAGTCCCAATAATTCCAACAGTTTTACCTTTCTCTATACTAAAACTTACATTTTTTAAAGCCCAAACTTCTTTGACTCTTTTTTCTTTTTTTCCAGTGAATAATTTAATTATCTCCTGTTTCATGTTCATATTCTTAACAAATTTATATTTCAAATTTAAATTCTTTACTTCTATAGCTAATGAATTCATCTAAATCACCTTCGTATAGTTTTTATCAAATTTATATAAGTATCTCAGTCCTATAAATATAAGAATAAAACTTAATACAAACCAAAATATTAGTTGCAAATAAAGTGGCGACATTCCATACAAAAACACATTTCTATAACTTTTGTAAAAAGTAGTCATAGGATTAACCCACCATAGAAATCGAATCTTTACTGGAACACTTTCCAAATCATAAAGAGCTGGAGAAAGATAAAACCACAATCTAATTGTAAAAGATAAAATGTTATTAATATCTTTAAAATAAACACCTAAATGAGATAAAATTAATGAAACTCCTAATATAAACAAGAAATTTATTAGAAAAACCACAATAAATTCAAATAAGTGCAAAGTAAAAGGTACTCTAAAGAAAACCATCATTACAATAAGCACCATAATTCCAAATAAATATTTTGCTGTATTTATCAATGTTTTAATAAGTGGAAGGATAAATTTAGGTATATATACCTGTTGTAATATTCCTGCCTTCCCCTTTATACTACCTGTACTATCCATAATAGAAGATACAGTCCATTTCCATGGTACTAAAGCACAAAATACAAATATAGGGAAGTCCTTCCCTCCTCGATGAAATATAACCATAATTACAAGCATATAAACTAACATATACATTAATGGGTCTAAAATCCACCATAAATACCCTAGAAAAGTACTTGAAAGCTGCACTTTCAATTCAGACTTAGTAGTATATATTATATATTCTTTGTATCTAGCAAAATCTCGTAAAGTTTTTCTAAATAACGTCATTTTAACTCCATTCCTTCCTTATTGCTTATGTTCTTAATTTTAAAATCAAGTTCTTTAATATTTTTATCCCATACAAAATGTTTTAATAAATAGGTATATCCATTTTCGCCTTTCTTTTCTCTTAAGTCCTTATCTAAAGCTAATTGTAATATATATTCTGACATTTTTTTACTATCATATGGATCACATATTAAAGCACAACCCGACTCTAATAACAACCTTGCTATCTCACCTCTAACACCAGCTACTATAGGTAATTTAGTGACCATATAGTCAAAGACCTTAGATGGAATAACCGTCTCGAATATTTTTCGGTTACTCAAATGAATAATTCCGATATGACTTTTCAATAATTCTTCTACAACTTTTTCTCTTGGTAATACCCCTAAAAACTCAATGTTTTTTAAATCGTACTTTTTAGACAAACTAATAAGTTTTTCTAACTCAACTCCACCGCCTATAACACTAATTTTTATTTTTTTATAATCTTTTAGCAATTTGGCTGTTTCAATTAAAGCTTCTAATCCCTGTGCATAACCCAAATTTCCTGCATAAATTACTCTTACAAAATTATCGTCTTTTTCTATATAAGAAATTCTATTAATAAATTCATTTGCAATACCATTTGGTAAATATATAATATCAGACTCAGTCTGCCCTTTTTTCAATAGCATTTCTTTAAATGCTGTGCTATTTATTATTAATTTATCAGATTTGTTGTATAAAAATTTTTCAAATCTGTATGCAATATTTAATAAAGTTTTATTTTGGAAAATTTCAAGAGCTTTTACAGAATCAGGCCATAAATCTCTTATATCAAGGTATAATTTGCATTTATACCTTAATTTTGCAATTATCCCTAATATCCCAACAAAAATTGGTGGAGAAGTTATTATTATTAAATCAAATTTTTCTTTAATCTTTAATAACTTATATATACCACTGAATATAAATGATATATAAAGTATAAGTCTTTTAACTTTATTTCGTGAATATGACTCCAAAAATGTATTTACTCTATAAACTTTAATGTTTTCTAGTCCTTTTAGTTCATTATGATCTTTTTTCTTATATATTTCCTTATTAGGATAGGTAGGTTCACTAGTTAATACTGTTACCTTATGCCCAAGTTTATTAAGAAAATAAGATAAATTCTTCATTCTGTTTGAAGCAGCTCCTATTTCAGGAGGATAATGTTGTGTAATTATAAGTATGTTCATAATTAAACACCCTAAAATATTTATAAGATTTATATGAATACTTTTTAATATAATTTTTCTCTACTTAATTTTTTAAAAATAATCACTTCTTGTATATCAATATATCCAACGTTATCTCCACTTATCTGGAATGATATATATTGTGTTCCAGATTTTATATTCGAATCAGTTTGTATATTAAAACTATATAACTTCCAGTTTTCATTAACATTAATATTTGTTAAGCCACCCAGCATCTTATTCCCATCTTTATCCTCAAATATATAAACATTAAGTGTATCTTTATTCACATTTCCTCTAACTTTAAAATATATTTTATATTCAGTATTCGGCTCTAATTTTATTCCTTTGATATCAACACTTTCTAATGATTGTTTATTATTAATTATTCTTATAAAATTGTTTTCGTATTTTGTAGTTTCATATTTAACTTCAATTTCGTTTACATTTTTTGTTTCTAATTTGTCCAAAATTCCATCATTATTTATATCTAAATCAAAATAATAAGCAAAATCTATAATATAATCATTAGTAATCATATATTCTTTATTTTTAAGATTCTCATAATTAAACTGTATAAAACCTAGTTTATATAGTAAATCTTCATTATATTCTAATGGTCTTAATGCAGATTCATTTACTTCTTTAATCTGTTTTTTAATCTCATAAGCTCTTTCTATGACTTCTTTAGCTCTATTTAAATCTTTTTTCTGATTGATATAATAACTAAAAGCTGTTATATATGCATCACATTTTTGAATATAGTTTTCAACTCTCATAGGCTGTAATTCAACTGACTTATCAATCAATTCCAACGCTCTAT is a window of Caloranaerobacter ferrireducens DNA encoding:
- a CDS encoding glycosyltransferase; translated protein: MSKKICMFVWNHFTNDARVLREAIALTEAGYEVDVVAVHDPKNPHLSRKETLNGFNVIRVKRYPNIYIKIQELKRKVFKTKKIVKNKKMLVLLMIPAAILLFPLFLVYKLIYLFLKKTKFLKTYIRFCIFLRMIKEGLRKDYDIYHSNDLNTLPQGYICKLIKKSKLIYDSHEVQTSRTGYVGKQYYYLEKFLIKKIDKMIMTTDTRAEYTAKLYGIEKPEVVHNYPFYRVPQKHSVDLYKLLDITKEEPILLYQGGIQQGRGLEKIVEAIPKIKKGVIVFIGDGKIKNEIIKLCEEIGVMDRVRFVPKVPVNELLNYTQNAYLGFQVLQNICYNHYSTLSNKLFEYIMAEVPVVASSFPEIKKVVEGERVGVTIDPHESENIAKAVNFMIDNPDKYAEYKANCKKAREKYNWEREKENFIRIYREVI
- a CDS encoding glycosyltransferase family 4 protein, producing MNILIITQHYPPEIGAASNRMKNLSYFLNKLGHKVTVLTSEPTYPNKEIYKKKDHNELKGLENIKVYRVNTFLESYSRNKVKRLILYISFIFSGIYKLLKIKEKFDLIIITSPPIFVGILGIIAKLRYKCKLYLDIRDLWPDSVKALEIFQNKTLLNIAYRFEKFLYNKSDKLIINSTAFKEMLLKKGQTESDIIYLPNGIANEFINRISYIEKDDNFVRVIYAGNLGYAQGLEALIETAKLLKDYKKIKISVIGGGVELEKLISLSKKYDLKNIEFLGVLPREKVVEELLKSHIGIIHLSNRKIFETVIPSKVFDYMVTKLPIVAGVRGEIARLLLESGCALICDPYDSKKMSEYILQLALDKDLREKKGENGYTYLLKHFVWDKNIKELDFKIKNISNKEGMELK
- a CDS encoding ABC transporter permease; protein product: MTLFRKTLRDFARYKEYIIYTTKSELKVQLSSTFLGYLWWILDPLMYMLVYMLVIMVIFHRGGKDFPIFVFCALVPWKWTVSSIMDSTGSIKGKAGILQQVYIPKFILPLIKTLINTAKYLFGIMVLIVMMVFFRVPFTLHLFEFIVVFLINFLFILGVSLILSHLGVYFKDINNILSFTIRLWFYLSPALYDLESVPVKIRFLWWVNPMTTFYKSYRNVFLYGMSPLYLQLIFWFVLSFILIFIGLRYLYKFDKNYTKVI
- a CDS encoding ABC transporter ATP-binding protein; the encoded protein is MNSLAIEVKNLNLKYKFVKNMNMKQEIIKLFTGKKEKRVKEVWALKNVSFSIEKGKTVGIIGTNGSGKTTLLKTIAKIFKPDSGEIKLYSDSVSLLTLGAGFQPELSGIENIYLNGLLLGFSKKEIDNKLNEIIEFSDLGEFIYHPIKTYSSGMKTRLAFSIASHVEPDILLIDEVLGVGDESFRKKSENRLKELIKDNRTVLIVSHNLSAISNLCDLVLWIHKGEVMDYGDTEEVINKYREFVRSLK